In Geoalkalibacter ferrihydriticus DSM 17813, the sequence CGGCAAGCTAAGGCGGCAATTTAACACAGATTGCAACGACCAGCAAGATTGTAGATTGCGAGGTTATTTCGTTTGTCATTTTATGTTTCGGATTTAGAATAAAAGTGAACGTCTCGCGCACCCTCGACGAAAAGTCTCTCTGATTTTTTTTGGGTTCCATGGAAGGATTGTCGTGAGCAATATGACGAATAAGGCGTGCCAAAGCCAGGTTCGCTTCCTGGAATGCCTGGATGAGGTCAACCGCATCATTCACGCCTCCGACGACGCCGAGCAGATGTTGTGGGAGGTGCTGACTGCGGTGCAGCGCATGTTCGGCAGCGACCGTACTTGGCTGTTTTATCCCTGCGACCCGCAGGCGCCGACCTATCGCATCCCGATGGAAGTTACCCGCCCTGAGTATCCGGGGGCCCATGCCCTGAATGTGGACGTGCCGATGAAGCCGGGCGGCGATCGCATTTGCGCCAAGGCGCTGGCCGCGCAAGGGCCGGTTGTGTTTGATGCTGACAGCGATCCGCCGGTTTTTTACGAACTGACCGAGCAGTTCGGTGTGCATTCGCAAATGGTCATCGCCCTTTATCCCCGGGTCGGCAGGCCCTGGATGCTCGGCATGCACCAGTGCTCCCACCGCCGGGATTGGACCCGGGACGAACAGGCCTTGTTTGAAGGCCTGGCCCGCCGCATCGCCGACGGCCTCAGCACCCTGCTGCTGTTGCGCGATCTGCGTGAAAGCCAGGAGCGCTTCGATCTGGCCGTGCAAGGTTCCCGCGAGGGGTTGTGGGACTGGCCCGACACCAGCCGCGACGCGCTGTGGTGGTCGCCCCGCACCTTTGAAATGCTGGGCTATGCACCCCATGAGATCGAGGCGACCCTGCCTCTGCTCATGGACCGTGTCCATCCCGAAGATCGCGCGCGTGTGCGCGCAATCCTTGATGAATATCTGCAAAAGGGCGAGGGCCCTTTCGATGTGCAGGCGCGCGTCTTCACCTGCGCGGGCGAGGTGCGCTGGCTATGGGCGCGCGGCATGGCGGTGCGGGATAGTACGGGCCGAGCGCGGCGCATGTCCGGCTCTCTGCAGGACCTGACCGAGAGTAAGCGCGTCGAGGAGGAACTGCGCAGATACCGCGAGCACCTGGAGGATCTGGTGGCGGTGCGCACCGAAAAATTGAAGCGCATCAACGCCGAGTTGGAAGGCGCCAATAAGGAGTTGGAAGATTTTTCCTACATGGTCTCCCATGATTTGCGCACCCCCCTGGTGCCCATCATCGGCTATGCCGAGCTCCTCAACCTTCGCTATGGCGAGCGGCTGGACGATCGCGCCCGCGGTATGCTCGCGGATATTGTGGCGCAGGGTGAGAAAATGAACCGCTTGATCGACGACCTGCACAACCTCGCCCGTATCGGCCATGGCGAGCTTCCGGAAGAGTTTGAAGGGGTCGAGCAGGTGTTGGCTGGAGTTCTTGACGCCCTCGCCGGTGAATTCCCCGAGGTACGCACGCTGGTGAGCTTGCAAAATTGTTGGCCCGCCGTGCGCATTCACCGCACCCATCTGCACCAGGTGTTGTCCAACCTCATCGGTAATGCTCTGCGCTATGCGGGGCCTCAGGGCGCCCCCGTTGAAGTGAGTGCCGAGCGTCGTGGCCGCTGGGCGCGTTTTGTCGTGCGCGATCACGGGGTGGGCATTCCGCGCGAAGAACATGCGCGGGTGTTCAATGCCTTTTATCGCGGCCCTGCCAGTCGCGACCAGCGGGGCAGCGGCATCGGGCTGGCCATCGTTCTGAAGGTTGCGCGGCATTATGGCGGGACGGCCTGGCTTGAGGAGACTCCGGGAGGCGGTTGCACCTTTGTGGTGGAAATGGACGACAATCTGATATTGAATGGAACTCAAGGGGGATGATTGAATCGCACCGGATGAACAAGCCGGCGCGCAATCCCTGACAACTTCTTCCGGAGACAACCCCCATGTTCCGCATCCGTCGCATCTACGATGACCTGCGCCCCATCAACCGCGATGCCATCGCCCAGGCGCAGCAGATCCTGCGCGATCAGTTTCCCGACCTCAATCCCGCAGACATCGAAAAAATTCCCGAGCTGTTGCGTAATCCTCTCAAACACGGCTTTCGCACCATTCTCCATGTCGCCGAGAACCAACGCGGCCAGGTGCGCGGGTTTGCCTTGCTCTCCTACGATGCGGAGCTCAGATTCGCCTATCTCGACTATATCTCCGCCGCCCGGACGACCACCGGCGGCGGCATCGGTGGTGCGCTCTACGAACATGTGCGCGAAGAGGCCCGGGAGTTGGGAGCGGTGGGGATTTTTTTTGAATGCCTGCCCGATGACGCGGCTCTGTGCCGCGATGAAAAAATCCTCAAGCAGAACCAGGCACGGCTCAGATTTTACGAAAAATACGGCGCCCTGCCCATCATCGGCACCGCCTACGAAACGCCCCTCAAGCCGGGAGACGACAATCCCCCCTACCTGGTGTTCGATCCCCTCGGCCAGCCCGGTCTGCTATCTCGCGATCAGGCGCGGGCCATCGTGCGCGCTATTCTCGAGCGACGCTACGGCCATCTCTGCTCACCGGGCTACATTCAGATGGTGGTGGATTCTTTCGGCGACGATCCGATCCGGCTGCGTCCGACACGCTATGTGAAAAAACCGCAAACGGCCGTTCTGTCGCGCGAGGCACGGACGCGCCGTATTGCCCTGGTGGTCAACGATCGCCATGCCATTCATCACGTCCGTGAGCGCGGCTATGTCGAGTCGCCGGTGCGCATCCGCACCATTCTGCGCGCTCTGGAAGCGACCAGCCTTTTCGAGGCCGTGCCGCCGCGCGAATATTCCGAACGCTTTCTCACCAGCGTCCATGCGCCTGATTACGTGCAATACTTCAAGCGGGTGTGCCGCAATCTGCCCGAAGGTAAATCCGTCTATCCCTATGTGTTCCCCATCCGCAACGCGGCACGTCCTCCCGTGGAGTTGGCGGTGCGCGCCGGCTACTTCTGCATCGACACCTTCACCCCGCTTAACCGCAACGCCTGGCTGGCGGCCAAGCGCTCTGTGGACTGCGCCCTGACCGCCGCCGATCTGCTCCTCGAAGGCTATCGCCTGGCCTACGCCCTGGTGCGCCCGCCCGGCCACCACGCCGAGCGGCGTGCTTTCGGCGGCTTCTGCTATTTCAACAACGCCGCCCTGGCCGCGCAGTTGCTCAGCGCTCACGGTCCGGTGGCCATTCTCGATATCGACTACCACCACGGCAACGGCCAGCAGGTCATCTTCTACGAGCGCGCCGATGTGCTCACCGTTTCCATCCACGGCCACCCGCGCTTTGCCTATCCCTATTTCAGCGGTTTTGAGGATGAAGCCGGGGAGGGTGAGGGCCGGGGGTTCAA encodes:
- a CDS encoding ATP-binding protein; protein product: MTNKACQSQVRFLECLDEVNRIIHASDDAEQMLWEVLTAVQRMFGSDRTWLFYPCDPQAPTYRIPMEVTRPEYPGAHALNVDVPMKPGGDRICAKALAAQGPVVFDADSDPPVFYELTEQFGVHSQMVIALYPRVGRPWMLGMHQCSHRRDWTRDEQALFEGLARRIADGLSTLLLLRDLRESQERFDLAVQGSREGLWDWPDTSRDALWWSPRTFEMLGYAPHEIEATLPLLMDRVHPEDRARVRAILDEYLQKGEGPFDVQARVFTCAGEVRWLWARGMAVRDSTGRARRMSGSLQDLTESKRVEEELRRYREHLEDLVAVRTEKLKRINAELEGANKELEDFSYMVSHDLRTPLVPIIGYAELLNLRYGERLDDRARGMLADIVAQGEKMNRLIDDLHNLARIGHGELPEEFEGVEQVLAGVLDALAGEFPEVRTLVSLQNCWPAVRIHRTHLHQVLSNLIGNALRYAGPQGAPVEVSAERRGRWARFVVRDHGVGIPREEHARVFNAFYRGPASRDQRGSGIGLAIVLKVARHYGGTAWLEETPGGGCTFVVEMDDNLILNGTQGG
- a CDS encoding histone deacetylase family protein: MFRIRRIYDDLRPINRDAIAQAQQILRDQFPDLNPADIEKIPELLRNPLKHGFRTILHVAENQRGQVRGFALLSYDAELRFAYLDYISAARTTTGGGIGGALYEHVREEARELGAVGIFFECLPDDAALCRDEKILKQNQARLRFYEKYGALPIIGTAYETPLKPGDDNPPYLVFDPLGQPGLLSRDQARAIVRAILERRYGHLCSPGYIQMVVDSFGDDPIRLRPTRYVKKPQTAVLSREARTRRIALVVNDRHAIHHVRERGYVESPVRIRTILRALEATSLFEAVPPREYSERFLTSVHAPDYVQYFKRVCRNLPEGKSVYPYVFPIRNAARPPVELAVRAGYFCIDTFTPLNRNAWLAAKRSVDCALTAADLLLEGYRLAYALVRPPGHHAERRAFGGFCYFNNAALAAQLLSAHGPVAILDIDYHHGNGQQVIFYERADVLTVSIHGHPRFAYPYFSGFEDEAGEGEGRGFNFNLPLAEQISGDQYLEALHKALKRIVRFRPAYLVVSLGLDTAKGDPTGTWSLAARDFERVGRAIGALKLPTLVVQEGGYRNRVIGTNARNFFTGLWQGALRG